One part of the Ailuropoda melanoleuca isolate Jingjing chromosome 6, ASM200744v2, whole genome shotgun sequence genome encodes these proteins:
- the TMEM72 gene encoding transmembrane protein 72 isoform X2, producing MLLSVACFLHPVLVWHVTIPGSMLIITALAYFLLSKRKKSKADPEVPAPPEQYTDPSSSAVSTTGSGDTEQTYTFHGAFKEGTGSLFIHMKSILKGTKKPNAPQGPDTLTGLTLEPADSLVKKKQVHFEDSMVRIIPSLTEDADDGDSEPEETTSDTTPIIPPPPAPIFLSALTDTNLF from the exons ATGTTGCTGTCTGTGGCCTGCTTTCTCCACCCTGTCCTGGTCTGGCACGTGACCATCCCAG gctccatgctcatcatcACTGCCCTGGCTTACTTCCTGTTGAGCAAACGGAAGAAGAGCAAAGCCGACCCCGAGGTGCCGGCTCCCCCAGAGCAGTACACGGACCCCTCCAGCAGTGCTGTGAGCACCACCGGCTCCGGGGACACCGAGCAAACCTACACCTTCCACGGGGCCTTCAAGGAGGGGACCGGCTCCCTCTTCATCCACATGAAGAGCATCCTGAAGGGGACCAAGAAGCCCAATGCCCCCCAGGGCCCAGACACCCTGACGGGGCTGACTCTCGAGCCAGCTGACTCGCTGGTCAAGAAGAAGCAGGTGCACTTTGAAGACAGTATGGTCAGAATCATCCCATCTCTCACTGAAGATGCAGATGACGGGGACAGCGAGCCAGAGGAGACCACCTCTGACACCACCCCCAtcatccctcccccaccagcccctaTCTTCCTGTCTGCTCTCACAGACACCAACCTATTCTGA